In Aspergillus luchuensis IFO 4308 DNA, chromosome 1, nearly complete sequence, the following are encoded in one genomic region:
- a CDS encoding NAD(P)H-dependent flavin oxidoreductase (COG:S;~EggNog:ENOG410PHSS;~InterPro:IPR004136,IPR013785;~PFAM:PF03060,PF00478;~go_function: GO:0003824 - catalytic activity [Evidence IEA];~go_function: GO:0018580 - nitronate monooxygenase activity [Evidence IEA];~go_process: GO:0055114 - oxidation-reduction process [Evidence IEA]) — protein sequence MPFNTALTRALGISVPVVQGGMQWVGYAELAAAVSNAGGLGILTALTQPTPEDLRKEIRKCKTMTKKPFAVNITLLPALVPPDYGAYAQVVIDEGIKIVETAGNNPGPVIEKLKKANTTILHKCTTIRHAKSAVKLGVDFLSIDGFECAGHVGETDITNFILLSRARQELKTPFIASGGFADGQGLAAALALGAEGINMGTRFMCTIEAPIHNNVKQAIVKSDETQTALVMRRWKNTTRLYGNKVAKEALKVEKESKSGEFSDIAPFVSGKRGREVFLNGDIDYGVWTAGQVIGLIHDIPTCAELLQRIEKEAVEALDRSRSLHTATIPSKL from the exons ATGCCTTTCAACACTGCTCTGACAAGAGCCCTGGGCATCTCAG TCCCGGTCGTACAGGGAGGTATGCAATGGGTGGGTTATGCAGagcttgctgctgccgtCAGTAACGCTGGTGGACTGGGTATT CTCACGGCCCTTACTCAACCAACCCCAGAAGACCTTCGCAAAGAGATCCGAAAGTGCAAGACCATGACTAAGAAGCCCTTCGCCGTCAacatcaccctcctccccgctCTCGTTCCCCCAGACTACGGCGCCTATGCCCAGGTGGTGATCGACGAAGGCATTAAGATTGTCGAGACAGCGGGAAATAATCCAGGCCCAGTGATTGAAAAACTCAAGAAggccaacaccaccattcTTCACAAATGCACGACCATCCGTCATGCCAAGTCTGCGGTGAAGCTGGGAGTCGACTTCCTGTCCATTGACGGATTCGAATGCGCTGGCCACGTCGGCGAAACCGACATCACCAACTTCATTCTCCTTAGTCGCGCGCGACAGGAGCTGAAGACTCCGTTTATTGCATCTGGTGGATTTGCTGATGGTCAGGggctggctgctgctctggcTCTTGGAGCCGAGGGTATCAACATGGGTACTCGGTTCATGTGCACCATTGAAGCACCCATTCACAACAACGTCAAGCAGGCAATTGTCAAGTCGGATGAGACACAGACGGCTCTGGTCATGAGACGGTGGAAGAACACCACTCGCCTGTATGGAAACAAGGTGGCCAAGGAGGCTCTgaaggtggagaaggaaagcaagTCGGGCGAGTTCAGCGACATCGCGCCCTTCGTCAGTGGCAAACGCGGCAGAGAGGTTTTCTTGAATGGCGATATTGACTATGGA GTCTGGACTGCCGGTCAAGTCATTGGTCTGATCCACGATATTCCAACTTGCgctgagcttcttcagcggattgagaaggaagccgTCGAGGCGCTGGACCGCTCCAGGTCGTTGCACACGGCAACCATCCCCAGCAAGCTGTag
- a CDS encoding hydrophobin family protein (COG:O;~EggNog:ENOG410PZ95;~InterPro:IPR001338;~PFAM:PF01185;~go_component: GO:0009277 - fungal-type cell wall [Evidence IEA];~go_function: GO:0005199 - structural constituent of cell wall [Evidence IEA]), giving the protein MSLHLAFHKGKQVECVYVRMDGFRRHNTHLTASWLGARGLHQNLYKGVRSRPEINSLHQHQSHSLISLLSLSYSPVFPDKRSFTSNSEFQLSFNSKPTVTMKFSITAAVLAFAATVVAMPGGSPSSVDGNGPGNANGAGNKGNSDVRFPVPGDMTVKQAEDKCGDQAQLSCCNKATYAGDSTNVDSGLLAGTLSNLIGTGSGSEGLGLFQECSKLPLQIPIIGIAVQDIISKQCQQNIACCQSSPATTDDDLIGLGLPCIALGSLV; this is encoded by the exons ATGTCCTTGCATCTCGCATTCCACAAGGGGAAGCAGGTCgagtgtgtgtatgtgcgGATGGATGGCTTCCGCAGGCATAACACTCATCTTACAGCGTCTTGGCTAGGAGCTCGAGGCCTCCACCAAAATCTATATAAGGGTGTTCGAAGTCGCCCGGAAATCAattctcttcatcagcaTCAATCACATTCGTTGATTagccttctttctctctcttacaGTCCAGTCTTTCCAGACAAGCGCTCTTTTACAAGCAACTCCGAGTTTCAACTCTCGTTCAATTCCAAACCCACCGTCACAATGAAGTTCTCCatcactgctgctgttcttgCTTTCGCTGCCACCGTTGTCGCCATGCCCGGTGgttctccttcctccgtgGATGGTAACGGCCCCGGCAACGCCAACGGTGCTGGCAACAAGGGCAACAGCGACGTTCGCTTCCCCGTCCCCGGCGACATGACTGTCAAGCAGGCCGAAGACAAGTGCGGTGACCAGGCTCAACTGTCCTGCTGCAACAAGGCCACCTACGCTGGTGACAGCACCAACGTTGACAGCGGTCTCCTCGCTGGTACCCTGTCCAACCTCATTGGTACTGGATCCGGCTCCGAGGGTCTTGGTCTCTTCCAGGAGTGCTCCAAGCTCCCTCTCCAGA TCCCCATCATCGGGATCGCCGTCCAGGACATCATCAGCAAGCAGTGCCAGCAGAACATTGCTTGCTGCCAGTCGTCTCCCGCTACCACC GACGACGACCTCATCGGCCTTGGTCTTCCCTGCATTGCCCTCGGCTCCCTCGTTTAA
- a CDS encoding WW domain-containing protein (COG:S;~EggNog:ENOG410PP2Q;~InterPro:IPR036020,IPR001202;~PFAM:PF00397;~go_function: GO:0005515 - protein binding [Evidence IEA]): MSANPSTDDSPSAAGSPPQVPETRESQQHEEKTPSAEETTTPGPEAKEREEIEQNSDKEPGEEPEEAAAAAAATESEAAPPLPDEVPPPLPNEVPPGDNDNKDDGWEPVWDPTAQAYYFYNRFTGISQWENPRVPDATAKADDNTVAEDADTAAGPSSSAAAPTAVVGGYNPAIHGDYDPTAPYAQQYEQPNQVAAGGGALDPEQAYVAVGAFNRFTGRWQAASQNTEYHNDENKSHRQMYAFFDVDAAANSHDGRSLRAERSAKKLTKKELKMFKEKRREKKEEKRRAWLRD; this comes from the coding sequence ATGTCCGCGAATCCTTCGACCGACGACAGCCCATCCGCGGCGGGATCTCCGCCCCAGGTCCCGGAGACCCGAGAATCGCAGCAGCACGAGGAGAAGACCCCGTCCGCGGAGGAGACAACAACACCCGGCCCTGAAgccaaggaaagagaagaaatagaaCAAAACAGCGACAAGGAACCaggagaagaaccagaggaggcagcagcagcagcagcagcaacagaatCAGAAGCCGCACCCCCGTTACCGGACGAGGTTCCCCCGCCGCTCCCCAACGAAGTACCCCCAGgggataatgataataaagaCGACGGATGGGAACCCGTCTGGGACCCCACCGCCCAAGCCTATTACTTCTACAATCGCTTCACGGGTATCTCGCAATGGGAGAACCCGCGGGTACCGGACGCGACAGCTAAGGCGGATGACAACACCGTCGCGGAGGATGCAGACACCGCCGCCGgtccctcctcctctgctgctgcgcccACCGCTGTGGTAGGTGGCTACAATCCCGCCATTCATGGTGATTACGATCCTACGGCGCCTTATGCGCAGCAGTACGAGCAGCCCAATCAGGTCGCTGCGGGGGGAGGGGCGCTGGACCCGGAACAGGCATATGTGGCGGTGGGCGCGTTCAACCGGTTTACGGGGCGGTGGCAGGCAGCGTCGCAGAATACAGAGTACCACAATGATGAGAATAAGTCGCACCGACAGATGTATGCATTCTTTGATGTGGATGCGGCGGCGAATAGTCATGATGGGCGGAGTCTGCGGGCGGAACGGAGTGCGAAGAAGTTAACTaagaaggagctgaagatgtttaaggagaagaggagggagaaaaaggaggaaaagagacggGCGTGGTTGAGGGATTga
- the trm61 gene encoding tRNA 1-methyladenosine methyltransferase subunit GCD14 (BUSCO:EOG09262H50;~COG:J;~EggNog:ENOG410PJ45;~InterPro:IPR014816,IPR029063;~PFAM:PF08704;~go_component: GO:0031515 - tRNA (m1A) methyltransferase complex [Evidence IEA];~go_function: GO:0016429 - tRNA (adenine-N1-)-methyltransferase activity [Evidence IEA];~go_process: GO:0030488 - tRNA methylation [Evidence IEA]), with amino-acid sequence MPSPFLTPGSHSRLDQLALLHLRRDQAIPTVLRLQDDQDAGYKEGKVETTRFGSFPHTTLVDQPWGAQIGASKVDTGSRRGRGPQKKNQKLKRKVDEIDSATPVEGDNTSSPKAAVAASSGFLHLVYPTPELWTTSLPHRTQVVYTPDYSYILHRLRARPGSTVIEAGAGSGSFTHAAVRAAFNGYPTDDSPATKKRRLGKVCSFEYHEQRAEKVRQELHEHGLDGLVEVTHRDVYKDGFLLGDPKTGKSPKANAIFLDLPAPWLALKHLVRHPADGGESPLDPDSPVYLCTFSPCLEQVQRTISTLRQLSWLSISMVEVNHHRIEVKREKTGLEYERVRGAVVFPKDVDEAVTKMRQVEEHSRKYREMMHQLDDEENGTPAAKPEIKKEQEAKTEEEETPAQQPTSTIPPYKQGRLVHRSEQDLKTHTSYLVFAVLPRDWTEEDEQKCREKWPSHQVDLTQPEKPKGRKQLKRERKEREEEEQKKQQQQQQPQGESTAPVAQEQPAAPVQAE; translated from the coding sequence ATGCCGTCGCCATTCCTTACCCCCGGCTCCCATTCGCGCCTTGATCAGCTCgccctccttcacctccgTCGCGACCAGGCCATTCCGACTGTCCTCCGCCTTCAAGATGACCAAGACGCTGGCTACAAAGAGGGCAAGGTAGAGACCACGCGATTCGGCTCCTTCCCCCACACCACTCTCGTTGACCAACCATGGGGAGCGCAAATCGGCGCCTCCAAAGTCGACACGGGATCGCGACGAGGCCGCGGaccccagaagaagaaccaaaaGCTCAAGCGGAAAGTAGACGAGATCGACTCGGCCACTCCTGTCGAGGGCGATAACACATCGTCTCCCAAGGCTGCTGTCGCTGCATCCAGTGGTTTCCTCCACCTGGTCTACCCCACTCCCGAACTATGGACGacatctcttccccatcgcACTCAGGTCGTCTACACCCCGGACTACAGCTacatcctccaccgtctGCGCGCTCGCCCCGGAAGCACCGTCATCGAAGCAGGAGCAGGCAGTGGATCTTTCACGCACGCGGCTGTTCGAGCGGCCTTCAACGGATACCCCACCGACGACTCGCccgcgacgaagaagagaagactcGGCAAGGTCTGCAGTTTCGAGTACCACGAGCAGCGCGCAGAGAAAGTGCGCCAGGAGCTACACGAACACGGTTTGGATGGACTAGTCGAAGTGACGCATCGCGATGTCTACAAGGACGGTTTCCTGCTCGGCGATCCCAAGACCGGCAAGTCTCCCAAGGCCAATGCAATCTTCCTGGACCTGCCTGCTCCCTGGCTTGCTCTGAAGCATCTGGTCCGCCACCCTGCCGACGGTGGAGAATCTCCGCTCGACCCCGATTCCCCAGTGTACCTCTGCACATTCTCGCCCTGCCTAGAGCAAGTCCAACGAACCATCAGCACCCTCCGTCAGCTCTCCTGGCTCTCCATATCCATGGTGGAGGtaaaccaccaccgcatcgAAGTGAAGCGGGAAAAGACTGGTCTGGAGTACGAGCGCGTCCGCGGCGCAGTAGTCTTCCCGAAGGACGTCGACGAGGCAGTCACCAAGATGCGCCAAGTCGAAGAACATTCCCGGAAATATCGTGAGATGATGCACCAGCTAGACGACGAGGAGAACGGCACGCCTGCGGCCAAGCCCGAGATCAAgaaagagcaagaagctaagaccgaagaagaggaaacccCCGCCCAACAACCCACCTCGACTATTCCACCTTACAAGCAAGGCCGCTTGGTCCACCGCTCCGAGCAGGACCTGAAAACGCACACATCCTACTTGGTATTCGCTGTTCTTCCACGTGACTGGACTGAGGAAGACGAGCAGAAATGTCGCGAGAAATGGCCTTCGCATCAAGTCGACTTGACTCAGCCGGAGAAGCCTAAAGGGAGAAAACAGCTCAAGAGGGAGCGGAAGgagcgggaagaggaggagcagaagaagcaacagcaacaacaacaaccacaaggGGAATCGACAGCACCCGTAGCACAAGAGCAACCAGCTGCCCCTGTGCAGGCTGAGTAG
- a CDS encoding UBA/TS-N domain protein (COG:S;~EggNog:ENOG410PJMR;~InterPro:IPR009060,IPR036869,IPR015940,IPR011990;~go_function: GO:0005515 - protein binding [Evidence IEA]), giving the protein MDDLNGLSWTSSSSNDTRKPPPMNTGLLFPTVRQSDTSGRSTPLSGSSGPSNAPSKSATPDKDSFANLVSFNSSNANKNLTLLEQQKKLEQERARKEAENRSRFESQYGGQNTHFWDSLEKGRSNNGFPTSGTPAQQSVTSTDEDDLLAAFNASAPVDASTNFPVPSPSPSPQQLSSVQATPSNAGLPQQTDSMSFPDDDDPFGLNQLKSKPAQPPRPAQADDDDDFLGLLGKPVSEIPRPEPPAAKSPTPVERENNPPPPRPSNGVDRAIAELVDMGFPADKSSQALRMTQSGTDVQAAVSLLLTQAHEESRQKSKNRPTPDERFTEQPSRSRDRSERPGRDAPSWMQQERSRSNNRTSSPAEKDPSQLAATFGNNLLKTANSLWKTGSKKMQQVVQELNADHDSNQPRWLRDAASHEEPPSRDRSHGASQPQARPELMTDEALLLESGGPPRPSRNAMRSADGPASRPSSNGARHQPSPASERRMQQPAFMQQQPRAETRDPRSRLTKTALEEQSAQAYVSPARRKRPVAPSPAAEPNVDLFESSAPAPVQRPKPSPAPAQPPRRPTPSTALPSRPKAPPRAVPPVAQDVLSSLHRQRELAAEAYKRGDYAAAHEAFTAALTPLPNKHPITIIIRSNRAMTALKTGDPKAAISDADTMLEVIGPLKGEGESIDLLNGEPTKPMKDFFGKALMRKAEALEQLERWADAAQAWKLAVENGHGGSTSIQGRNRCEKAAGINKPAPKPAAPARRPPAPAPKKASALGDIQGSSSGTSFEAVNRLREANQAAERADEEKFALSESVDARLAAWKNGKQDNLRALLGSLDTVLWPEAGWKKVNMSELIIPNKVKIQYMKGISKVHPDKIPTNATTEQRMIAGAVFGALNDAWDKFKKENNL; this is encoded by the exons ATGGACGACCTAAACGGTCTGAGCTGGACCTCCAGCTCATCGAATGATACTCGCAAACCCCCGCCGATGAACACAGGCCTATTATTCCCGACCGTTAGGCAGAGTGATACTTCTGGCCGTTCCACGCCCCTCTCTGGCTCCTCTGGCCCATCCAATGCTCCCTCAAAGTCCGCAACGCCGGACAAGGACAGCTTTGCAAACCTTGTCTCCTTCAACTCATCCAATGCCAACAAGAACCTTACATTActcgagcagcagaagaagctagAGCAGGAGAGAGCTaggaaggaggcggagaacaGATCGCGTTTCGAATCGCAATATGGAGGGCAAAACACTCATTTCTGGGATAGCTTAGAAAAGGGCAGGAGTAATAACGGGTTTCCCACTTCTGGTACTCCTGCTCAGCAGAGTGTCACATCGACCGACGAGGACGACCTCCTGGCCGCCTTCAATGCGTCTGCGCCAGTAGACGCATCGACGAACTTTCCGGTGCCTAGCCCCAGTCCTTCGCCGCAACAATTAAGCTCGGTGCAGGCAACACCAAGCAATGCAGGTCTGCCGCAGCAAACCGATTCGATGTCTTTTCCTGATGACGATGACCCCTTCGGCCTTAACCAGCTGAAGTCCAAGCCCGCACAACCTCCACGGCCCGCGCaggctgatgatgacgatgactttCTTGGCTTGCTGGGCAAGCCTGTATCTGAAATCCCCCGACCAGAGCCTCCTGCTGCGAAATCACCTACCCCCGttgaaagagaaaacaaCCCGCCGCCCCCTAGGCCGTCTAATGGAGTGGATAGGGCAATTGCAGAGCTTGTTGATATGGGCTTCCCTGCAGACAAATCCAGTCAGGCTTTACGAATGACACAATCCGGCACTGATGTCCAGGCTGCTGTTAGCTTACTACTCACCCAAGCGCATGAAGAATCACGCCAAAAGTCGAAAAATCGACCAACTCCGGATGAACGGTTCACCGAGCAACCGAGCAGAAGTCGCGATCGCAGTGAAAGGCCTGGGCGTGACGCACCTTCATGGATGCAGCAGGAGCGGTCACGCAGCAATAATCGAACCTCTTCGCCGGCAGAGAAGGATCCGTCACAGCTTGCGGCGACATTTGGAAACAACCTGCTCAAGACCGCGAACTCTCTGTGGAAGACTGGCAGCAAGAAAATGCAGCAAGTGGTACAGGAGCTCAATGCTGATCACGATTCAAACCAGCCTCGCTGGTTGAGAGATGCCGCTTCGCATGAAGAGCCCCCGTCCCGTGATCGTTCTCACGGTGCTAGTCAGCCCCAAGCCCGACCTGAATTAATGACAGACGAGGCGCTCCTATTAGAGTCAGGcggtcctcctcgtccgtcTCGCAATGCTATGCGGTCCGCCGACGGGCCTGCATCTCGTCCAAGCAGCAATGGTGCTAGACACCAGCCGTCTCCAGCTAGCGAGCGGCGTATGCAACAACCCGCCTTTatgcaacagcagccaaGAGCAGAGACTAGAGACCCTAGATCCCGGTTAACGAAAACAGCTTTGGAGGAGCAGTCAGCGCAAGCATATGTCAGTCCTGCGCGAAGAAAACGCCCCGTTGCCCCATCGCCTGCCGCGGAACCTAATGTCGACTTGTTTGAGAGTTCTGCGCCAGCGCCTGTCCAGCGGCCGAAGCCCTCACCTGCACCAGCACAACCACCAAGGAGACCAACACCATCCACCGCTCTACCTTCAAGGCCCAAGGCTCCGCCCCGTGCTGTTCCGCCAGTCGCTCAAGACGTCCTCTCCTCTTTGCATCGGCAGCGTGAACTAGCAGCCGAGGCCTATAAGAGGGGCGACTACGCCGCTGCACACGAGGCTTTTACAGCGGCACTCACACCGCTGCCAAACAAGCACCCTATCACGATCATTATTCGCAGCAATCGCGCCATGACTGCGCTGAAAACTGGCGATCCCAAGGCGGCAATTAGCGATGCGGACACTATGCTGGAGGTCATCGGTCCTTTGAAGGGAGAAGGCGAGAGCATCGACCTCCTCAATGGAGAGCCCACTAAGCCAATGAAGGATTTCTTCGGCAAGGCATTGATGCGTAAGGCCGAAGCCCTGGAGCAATTGGAGCGATGGGCGGACGCCGCTCAGGCGTGGAAGTTGGCCGTGGAGAATGGCCATGGTGGCAGCACCAGTATCCAGGGCCGCAACCGATGCGAGAAAGCGGCCGGTATCAACAAACCCGCCCCGAAACCAGCAGCCCCTGCAAGACGTCCTCCTGCCCCCGCTCCGAAGAAGGCCTCTGCTCTAGGTGATATTCAGGGCTCTTCATCTGGCACTTCTTTCGAGGCGGTCAACCGCCTGCGGGAGGCCAACCAAGCAGCAGAGCgtgcagatgaagagaagtTCGCGCTCTCCGAAAGTGTAGATGCACGATTGGCAGCGTGGAAGAATGGGAAACAAGACAACCTGCGAGCCCTGTTGGGCAGCTTGGATACCGTCCTCTGGCCGGAAGCCGggtggaagaaggtcaaCATGTCCGAACTGATCATCCCCAACAAGGTGAAGATTCAGTACATGAAGGGAATATCCAAGGTACACCCGGACAAG aTCCCCACAAACGCCACCACCGAGCAACGCATGATCGCCGGTGCCGTATTCGGCGCTCTAAACGATGCATGGGACAAGTTCAAGAAGGAAAACAACCTTTAG